The Phyllobacterium zundukense DNA segment GTCTGTGGAACAGCCACAAGCATCAGAAGGAGAAGCGCAGCATGAAGTATTATGCCGGATTGGACGTTTCGGTGAAAGAGACGTCGGTGTGTATTGTAGACGAAACCGGAGCGGTCTGCCGTGAGGTGAAAGTGCCCAGCCATCCGGACGATCTCGTCCAGGTTTTGACGAATCCTGCGTGGCAGTTTGCTCGGGTAGGGCTTGAAGCCGGTCCCTTATCGCAATGGTTGTTTAGTGGACTGGTGGCAGCGGGCTTGCCGGCGGTCTGTATCGAAACCCGTCACACGAAGGCCTTTCTCAAGGCCCAAGTAAACAAGACGGATCGCAACGACGCGCGGGGCATTGCGCAGATGATGCGGGTCAATCTGTTTCGGCCGGTTCATGTCAAGACGCTGTTGAGCCAGAAGCGCCGTGTTCTGCTGACCGCCCGGAAGCTGCTGCAGGAGAAGGCGGTCGCCATCGAGAACGACATTCGCGGACTGCTGCGCAATTTCGGCCTCAAGGTCGGCATTGTTGGGACGGTCGCCTTTGATGATCGTATTCGTGAGCTCATCGACGGACTGTC contains these protein-coding regions:
- a CDS encoding IS110 family transposase translates to MKYYAGLDVSVKETSVCIVDETGAVCREVKVPSHPDDLVQVLTNPAWQFARVGLEAGPLSQWLFSGLVAAGLPAVCIETRHTKAFLKAQVNKTDRNDARGIAQMMRVNLFRPVHVKTLLSQKRRVLLTARKLLQEKAVAIENDIRGLLRNFGLKVGIVGTVAFDDRIRELIDGLSDLSAIIEPLLSARKMLRETFMVLHRKLVSLVRDDEDCRRLMTVPGVGPVVSLAFISTIDVPARFRNSRAVGPALGLTPVLHQSGESHRVGRISLCGDDMMRTLLFEAAQVMLTRVKKWSWLKAWAMNVAKRRGLRKAIVALARRLAVIMHRMWSDGTEFRWKRENSMPATA